The following proteins come from a genomic window of Leptospira bandrabouensis:
- a CDS encoding methyl-accepting chemotaxis protein → MSIDSLWQNGKVTVNRIRIVLFFIFFFALLGTRESMPKAMFTIHLSGTLIMGIYATICYLWLKNGNPPDWFHKFLIVLDIGIHLINTSIDCSMGPLEAKSALNNTAVLLVVYFYLIYSGFLGSPKFVLFNGCLSGFGVFLSYFISVSYGGLIPTEDPTLYIQTGYVGTSAEIIKGIFIIVSGVLLSRLIALLIQISDKGMEKAKESEDLFQKSILQKKMVQGAAVNLESSIQSCGNYISKTAERLESQAASLEQVTAINTELFSSFESNAKIINDQNIKISDLFSGSNELNQLVKTISETNQDLILLANENKKDTTEIAVVSQRTSEYLSSIKSSFDKVDEINQIVAEIGEKTNLLALNASIEAARAGEVGRGFAVVASEVSKLADFTATNAKIISEVVGNSRKFIFNAAEVSAQTGKFTTNQIQKLEITTEKVSYMHELFEKQKGIIYDTLARLNEINDLSSQISLSTKEQISGQTEVNKGILSLEDEVSQISDASRNLEQYVEQIRIQSQELLTLSNS, encoded by the coding sequence ATGAGTATTGATTCTCTTTGGCAGAATGGAAAAGTAACAGTCAACCGAATCCGAATCGTTCTTTTTTTTATATTCTTTTTTGCGTTACTTGGAACGAGAGAAAGTATGCCAAAAGCAATGTTTACGATCCATTTGTCTGGAACATTGATTATGGGTATTTATGCTACCATTTGTTATCTTTGGTTAAAAAACGGAAATCCACCGGATTGGTTTCATAAATTTCTCATTGTTTTAGACATTGGAATTCACTTAATCAATACATCTATTGACTGTAGTATGGGCCCTCTAGAGGCGAAGTCTGCCTTAAATAACACTGCAGTGTTACTCGTTGTGTATTTTTATTTAATATACTCTGGGTTTTTAGGAAGTCCAAAATTTGTTTTGTTTAATGGATGTTTGTCGGGGTTTGGTGTTTTTTTATCTTATTTTATTTCTGTCTCTTATGGTGGATTGATTCCGACTGAAGATCCAACTCTTTATATACAAACGGGTTATGTGGGAACTTCTGCTGAAATCATTAAAGGTATATTTATTATTGTTAGTGGAGTTTTACTCTCAAGGCTTATTGCCCTTTTGATACAAATCAGTGATAAAGGAATGGAAAAGGCAAAAGAATCGGAAGACTTATTTCAAAAATCAATTTTACAAAAGAAAATGGTGCAAGGTGCTGCAGTTAATTTAGAATCTTCAATTCAAAGTTGTGGAAATTACATTTCTAAAACAGCAGAAAGATTAGAATCTCAAGCGGCATCTTTAGAACAAGTGACAGCAATCAACACAGAACTATTTTCTTCTTTTGAATCGAATGCTAAGATTATCAATGATCAAAATATAAAAATTTCTGATTTATTCTCTGGATCGAACGAACTAAATCAGTTGGTTAAAACGATCAGTGAAACAAATCAGGATTTAATTTTATTGGCCAATGAAAATAAAAAAGATACAACGGAAATTGCTGTGGTCTCTCAAAGAACTAGTGAATACTTATCTTCCATAAAATCTTCTTTTGATAAGGTAGATGAAATCAATCAAATTGTCGCCGAAATCGGAGAGAAAACAAATCTACTTGCATTGAATGCTTCCATTGAAGCGGCTCGTGCTGGTGAAGTAGGTAGGGGATTTGCTGTTGTTGCGAGCGAAGTAAGTAAACTTGCAGACTTTACAGCAACAAATGCAAAAATTATTTCAGAAGTTGTAGGCAACTCGCGAAAGTTTATATTTAACGCAGCTGAAGTTTCTGCTCAAACAGGGAAATTTACTACAAATCAAATTCAAAAATTAGAAATAACAACAGAGAAAGTGAGTTATATGCATGAACTTTTTGAAAAACAAAAAGGAATTATTTATGATACCTTAGCTCGTTTGAACGAAATCAATGATTTATCGTCACAAATATCACTTAGTACGAAAGAACAAATTTCAGGACAAACCGAAGTGAATAAAGGAATCCTTTCCTTAGAAGATGAGGTGAGTCAAATTTCGGATGCTTCCAGAAATTTGGAGCAGTATGTAGAACAAATTAGAATTCAATCTCAAGAGTTATTGACTTTAAGCAACTCCTAG
- a CDS encoding acyl-CoA dehydrogenase family protein: protein MNFYFSEEQNRLREAVAAYAKIAGADPQRDVEERDSEFSWDVLSALGEKGWTGVIVPEEYGGMGKGAMEYTIIMEETAKELVYGPQNLIQAQQGLLAVGTEEQKRKWLPELAKGKIMAAQAISEPDAGSSFQNIQTTAVKDGNEWVLNGLKVHINLGKEAQLMMVLAKTDKGLTEFLVDKDSKGIRYEKQDPIGLRSAPMYDVYFEDCRIPADTVLGREGRGIETFMAIFKLSRLGVASQLIGIARGCLDHAVSFTKSRKVGENRVSDFQGIQWIIAKLTSELEAAKLARNQAAWLHDQKVNHNLETSIAKYLAGVVADETVNKAFTLTGSHACYRNRPYDRYVREVKSLLAGGGSSEVMLNNVAREILRPSYHY from the coding sequence ATGAATTTTTATTTTTCGGAAGAACAAAACCGATTACGAGAAGCCGTAGCTGCTTACGCAAAGATCGCGGGTGCAGATCCCCAAAGAGATGTTGAAGAACGCGATAGTGAGTTTTCATGGGACGTATTGAGTGCGTTAGGTGAAAAAGGTTGGACTGGCGTAATTGTTCCAGAGGAATACGGCGGAATGGGCAAAGGCGCAATGGAATATACTATCATTATGGAAGAGACTGCCAAAGAATTAGTATATGGTCCACAGAATTTAATACAAGCTCAACAAGGTCTGTTAGCTGTTGGAACAGAAGAGCAAAAACGGAAATGGTTACCTGAACTTGCGAAAGGAAAGATTATGGCTGCCCAGGCAATTTCTGAACCAGATGCAGGATCGTCTTTTCAAAACATTCAAACAACTGCCGTAAAAGATGGAAATGAATGGGTGCTGAATGGATTAAAGGTACATATCAATTTGGGAAAAGAAGCACAGTTAATGATGGTGTTAGCGAAAACTGATAAAGGATTAACTGAATTCTTGGTAGATAAAGATTCGAAAGGAATTCGATACGAAAAACAAGATCCAATTGGTTTACGTTCAGCTCCTATGTATGATGTATACTTTGAAGATTGTCGTATTCCTGCTGATACTGTTTTAGGAAGAGAAGGCAGAGGGATCGAAACCTTTATGGCGATTTTTAAATTGAGTCGTCTTGGTGTGGCATCGCAGCTAATTGGAATTGCTCGGGGCTGTTTAGACCATGCCGTGTCCTTTACCAAATCTAGAAAGGTTGGTGAAAACAGAGTTTCAGATTTTCAAGGAATACAGTGGATCATTGCAAAACTTACCTCCGAATTAGAAGCTGCGAAACTGGCTAGAAACCAAGCTGCATGGTTACATGATCAAAAAGTAAATCATAATTTGGAAACTTCCATTGCCAAGTATCTTGCAGGAGTTGTTGCCGATGAAACTGTGAATAAAGCATTCACTCTCACGGGATCCCATGCATGTTACAGAAATCGTCCTTATGATCGTTATGTGAGAGAAGTCAAGTCGCTATTAGCTGGCGGTGGAAGTTCTGAAGTCATGTTAAACAATGTCGCTAGAGAAATCTTAAGACCATCTTATCACTATTAA
- a CDS encoding bile acid:sodium symporter, whose translation MLTRVEEILFASMIFFLMVAMGTTLTLENFKKAIQSKKPLLIGMISQFGFMPLIAFGLATGFELSPSFAIGLILVGCTPGGTTSNLLTYYAKGDVALSISMTIASTILAIVMMPFLFWLYCSGFNAEQIQIPYKSIIGSIIILIFPVLIGIKIRSANLKMALKIEKVGSVLGILMIVFLLIVMVPKNIEILKKTTSAMYISAILITILGYIFGYALSRVLNLSEKQSTTVSLETGIQNGPLTIAVILLSFPAGLVNEILWMPLLYALFVPITSSFATLLFYLKSKKNQKEMIQ comes from the coding sequence ATGTTAACAAGAGTCGAAGAAATATTATTTGCTTCTATGATTTTTTTTCTAATGGTTGCGATGGGTACAACCTTAACCTTAGAAAATTTTAAAAAAGCAATCCAATCCAAAAAACCATTGTTAATTGGAATGATTTCCCAATTTGGATTTATGCCATTGATTGCTTTTGGACTCGCAACGGGATTTGAACTTTCTCCATCGTTTGCCATAGGATTAATTTTAGTTGGCTGTACACCAGGTGGAACAACTTCAAATTTATTAACCTATTATGCAAAAGGTGATGTTGCGTTAAGCATTAGTATGACCATTGCTTCGACAATTCTTGCCATCGTAATGATGCCATTTTTGTTTTGGCTGTATTGTTCTGGATTCAACGCAGAACAGATTCAAATTCCATATAAGAGTATTATTGGTTCCATTATTATCCTAATATTTCCCGTGTTAATCGGTATTAAGATTAGGTCAGCTAATCTTAAAATGGCGTTAAAAATTGAAAAAGTGGGAAGTGTTTTAGGAATTCTAATGATCGTATTTCTTTTGATAGTTATGGTTCCGAAAAATATTGAGATATTGAAAAAAACTACATCTGCAATGTATATTTCCGCGATTTTGATTACGATTCTGGGGTATATATTTGGTTATGCGCTAAGTAGGGTTTTAAATCTATCAGAGAAACAAAGTACAACCGTTTCTTTAGAAACAGGCATTCAAAATGGACCACTTACGATCGCAGTGATTTTACTTAGTTTTCCAGCAGGATTAGTGAACGAAATTTTGTGGATGCCCTTGTTATACGCATTATTTGTTCCGATCACATCTTCTTTCGCAACGTTATTATTTTACTTAAAATCTAAGAAAAACCAAAAGGAAATGATTCAATGA
- a CDS encoding GMC family oxidoreductase N-terminal domain-containing protein: protein MDKLINVSYLEKDLDLEADFVIVGSGAGGGTSAEILSKAGYKVIIVEEGNYETSKDFDLKELSTFNRLYFEGATRPTKDKAFTVVQGRTVGGSTVVNWTTCIKTPKETLEYWENDLGIRGYSSDELEPWFQIASNRLSIETWEAHNHNNNLLSLGAKKLGWRYSSIPRNVKNCRMLGYCGLGCPVDAKQSQLVTTIPSALKEKTTLLYNTKALRYEWSENQIDHLVCEPAVYKTDNKPKIRLFAKHFITSAGAINSPALLLRSKLPDPYQLIGKRTFVQLHNYSVAEMPSSVFGFFGAPQSVASDEFLWKDGVTGRAGYNIEAVGAQPIVLMNLRKLVGEEFESYVKSYPNLHVLVSQIRDGFNDDSPGGTVSLNDVGYPILDYPLNNYMIDGIRRSYLSMAECQFAAGAKTVVPANNAVSPFSSWSEAKKGIESMTIQSPNTVVNSTHPLGGNPMGKDPKTSVVDTFGKFHHLKNLSVIDGSIFPTSLGVNPSFTIYAIASKLATHLGKELN from the coding sequence ATGGATAAATTAATTAATGTTTCCTATCTAGAGAAAGATTTGGATTTAGAAGCAGACTTTGTTATCGTCGGTTCAGGTGCCGGCGGTGGAACTAGTGCTGAGATTTTATCAAAAGCAGGATACAAAGTAATTATCGTTGAAGAAGGAAACTATGAAACGAGTAAAGACTTTGATCTGAAAGAACTTTCTACTTTTAATCGACTGTACTTTGAAGGTGCAACTCGACCAACAAAAGATAAAGCATTTACCGTTGTGCAAGGAAGAACTGTTGGTGGTTCAACAGTAGTTAACTGGACTACTTGTATCAAAACACCGAAGGAAACGTTAGAGTATTGGGAAAATGATTTGGGTATAAGAGGATATAGTTCAGATGAATTAGAACCTTGGTTCCAAATTGCCTCAAATAGACTTTCCATTGAAACATGGGAAGCACATAATCATAATAACAACTTACTTAGTTTAGGTGCAAAAAAACTAGGCTGGCGTTATAGTTCAATTCCGCGTAATGTTAAAAATTGTCGAATGTTAGGATATTGTGGGTTGGGTTGTCCCGTTGATGCTAAACAAAGCCAACTAGTGACTACGATTCCTTCTGCTCTGAAAGAAAAAACTACGTTGTTGTACAATACAAAAGCGCTTCGTTATGAATGGAGTGAGAATCAAATCGATCATTTGGTATGTGAGCCTGCAGTTTATAAAACAGATAACAAACCAAAAATAAGATTATTTGCAAAACATTTTATTACCAGTGCAGGAGCCATTAATTCACCGGCATTACTTTTAAGATCCAAACTACCCGATCCTTACCAATTAATTGGAAAAAGAACTTTCGTACAATTGCATAATTATTCGGTAGCAGAAATGCCTTCTTCTGTATTTGGATTTTTCGGTGCTCCTCAATCTGTGGCTTCGGACGAATTTTTATGGAAGGATGGGGTTACAGGTAGAGCTGGTTATAATATTGAAGCAGTAGGTGCACAACCTATTGTTCTTATGAACTTGCGAAAGTTAGTGGGTGAAGAATTTGAATCTTATGTAAAAAGTTATCCAAACTTACATGTATTGGTTTCGCAAATTCGGGATGGATTTAACGATGATAGTCCCGGTGGAACGGTGAGTTTGAATGATGTTGGTTATCCAATCCTAGATTATCCATTGAATAACTATATGATTGATGGAATTAGGAGATCTTATTTATCAATGGCAGAGTGTCAGTTTGCAGCAGGAGCAAAAACTGTTGTTCCTGCTAATAATGCTGTGAGTCCTTTTTCTTCTTGGTCAGAAGCAAAAAAAGGGATTGAATCGATGACAATCCAATCTCCTAACACTGTTGTAAATTCCACACATCCGTTAGGTGGAAATCCAATGGGAAAAGATCCAAAAACTTCTGTAGTAGATACATTCGGAAAATTTCACCATCTAAAAAACTTATCAGTCATCGATGGATCCATTTTTCCTACAAGTTTGGGTGTAAATCCAAGTTTCACCATTTACGCGATTGCATCGAAACTAGCCACTCACTTGGGGAAAGAATTAAACTAA
- a CDS encoding enoyl-CoA hydratase/isomerase family protein, with amino-acid sequence MQTYKSWNISIEDRVATLTLQTNDLNVMNMDSLFELKKISKELDENQNVWVIILQGAGKHFSSGVNIDILNKVTEINTEDFKHNMREMQSCFTAFENIKKPTIAKMQGFCMGGGFMLSLCCDFRIASEKSVFSIPLVKLGLTVLMGTNRITRNAGVAATNELVMLGDKFNPEKALQLNLVTKIVSPDHLEDSVKQFANKFKSLPPKTISITKQIIKQGDKIPLDQSLELEIELQSQILGSSDLKEALDSFTNQRKPIFTGN; translated from the coding sequence GTGCAAACATATAAATCTTGGAACATAAGTATAGAAGACCGAGTTGCAACGCTTACATTACAAACGAATGATTTGAATGTAATGAATATGGATTCTCTTTTTGAACTAAAGAAAATTAGTAAAGAGTTAGATGAAAATCAAAATGTTTGGGTCATCATTTTGCAGGGTGCAGGAAAACATTTTTCGTCCGGTGTAAACATAGATATTTTAAATAAAGTGACTGAAATCAATACTGAAGACTTCAAACATAACATGCGCGAAATGCAAAGTTGTTTTACCGCATTTGAAAATATCAAAAAGCCAACAATTGCCAAAATGCAAGGATTTTGTATGGGTGGTGGATTTATGTTGAGTTTATGTTGTGATTTTAGAATCGCTAGCGAAAAGTCGGTATTTTCAATTCCTCTTGTTAAATTAGGGTTAACTGTTCTTATGGGAACCAATCGAATTACTAGAAATGCTGGCGTGGCTGCAACAAATGAATTAGTTATGTTAGGTGATAAATTTAATCCTGAAAAAGCATTACAACTTAACTTAGTCACCAAAATAGTTTCTCCTGATCATTTAGAAGACTCTGTGAAACAATTTGCAAATAAGTTTAAATCTTTACCTCCCAAAACTATTTCGATTACGAAACAAATTATAAAACAAGGGGATAAAATTCCTTTAGACCAGAGTTTAGAGTTAGAAATCGAATTACAATCGCAGATTTTAGGTTCTTCAGATTTAAAAGAAGCTCTAGATAGTTTTACTAATCAACGGAAACCTATTTTTACTGGCAACTAA
- a CDS encoding NAD-dependent epimerase/dehydratase family protein, whose protein sequence is MNYISTTLVTGANGFIGFELLKELSKDKNLKIRVTDLRNDRIDSLKNPNIEFVKSDIRKEEELRPLMDGVDRIFHVAGICNLSTTYDTLKPINVNAVDKITDLALEKKVKAYIHFSSSSVYGTYKGNPFQETDLCFPKDSYGKSKYDGEQIVMSKIPKGLKAVILRPCTVYGPGCNDGAGKVFSRPGKIAGIPGNGKQKLANVRVEDVASAAIYLSENESVFGGIFNVADDSHPSLEEALSLAADAFGSKINKVHIPLGFLKVLAKLEAPIAKLRGKIPDLEYEAIKYLYNDYYMDNRKLKSVGYTLKYPDFKSSILKMK, encoded by the coding sequence ATGAATTATATCTCTACAACTTTAGTTACAGGTGCGAATGGATTTATCGGGTTTGAACTATTAAAGGAACTTTCCAAAGATAAAAACCTAAAAATTCGTGTTACTGATTTAAGAAATGATAGAATTGATTCTTTAAAGAATCCAAATATTGAATTTGTTAAATCAGACATACGTAAAGAAGAAGAACTTCGACCATTAATGGATGGAGTGGATAGAATCTTTCATGTGGCGGGGATTTGTAATTTAAGTACAACTTACGATACTTTAAAACCAATCAATGTAAATGCTGTGGATAAAATCACAGATTTAGCATTAGAAAAGAAAGTAAAAGCGTACATTCACTTTAGTTCTTCTAGTGTTTACGGAACTTATAAAGGGAATCCATTTCAGGAGACAGATCTTTGTTTCCCTAAGGACTCTTATGGTAAAAGTAAATATGATGGAGAACAAATTGTAATGAGTAAAATTCCGAAAGGTCTTAAAGCAGTGATTTTAAGACCTTGTACGGTTTACGGCCCTGGTTGCAATGATGGTGCTGGAAAGGTTTTTTCTAGGCCAGGAAAAATAGCAGGAATTCCAGGAAACGGAAAACAAAAGTTAGCAAATGTTAGGGTAGAGGATGTGGCATCGGCTGCAATCTATCTTTCAGAGAATGAATCTGTTTTTGGTGGAATTTTTAATGTAGCAGATGATAGCCATCCAAGTTTAGAAGAGGCTTTGAGTTTAGCTGCAGATGCTTTTGGTTCAAAAATTAATAAGGTCCACATCCCTTTAGGTTTTTTAAAGGTTTTAGCAAAGTTAGAAGCACCTATTGCCAAACTGAGAGGGAAAATTCCCGATTTGGAATATGAAGCCATCAAATATCTGTATAACGACTATTATATGGATAATCGAAAACTGAAATCGGTAGGTTATACTTTAAAGTATCCTGATTTCAAAAGTTCAATTTTAAAAATGAAATAG
- a CDS encoding TetR/AcrR family transcriptional regulator produces MVEKSLKLNKSEEILNAALELFTAKGFDGTAVPLIAEKANVAAGTIYRYFASKEELVNSLFQRWQESLYDKIKSDFPTNGNPREQFHCIWQSMAEFQRENPLAFDFLEMQYNLPHLDKKSIEKRALLLKFLARFAHNNRNVFRNLPPDALIAIVWGAFVGLVKGSRNGKIKLDSAFLKESEELMWIAICLPS; encoded by the coding sequence TTGGTCGAAAAGTCTTTAAAACTAAACAAAAGCGAAGAAATCCTGAACGCAGCCTTAGAATTATTTACTGCAAAAGGATTTGATGGGACTGCAGTTCCACTCATAGCAGAAAAAGCGAATGTAGCTGCAGGAACTATTTATCGATATTTTGCCAGCAAAGAAGAATTGGTAAATAGTCTCTTCCAGCGTTGGCAAGAAAGTTTATATGATAAGATTAAATCTGATTTTCCGACTAATGGAAATCCAAGAGAACAGTTTCACTGTATTTGGCAATCTATGGCTGAATTCCAAAGAGAAAATCCTCTTGCCTTTGACTTTTTAGAGATGCAATACAATCTCCCTCATTTGGATAAAAAGAGCATAGAAAAACGAGCTTTACTTTTAAAATTCTTAGCACGTTTTGCACATAACAACCGTAACGTGTTTAGAAACTTACCACCAGATGCTTTGATAGCCATTGTTTGGGGAGCTTTTGTTGGTTTAGTTAAAGGATCCAGAAACGGCAAAATAAAATTAGATTCCGCTTTTTTAAAAGAATCAGAAGAACTGATGTGGATTGCGATTTGTTTGCCATCTTAA
- a CDS encoding AMP-dependent synthetase/ligase, with amino-acid sequence MKVPNLEKKTLYNLVQEGRRLYGDLPVQSYKDNKKNYFDISYNEFVSSVESLSKGLLYLNVNSGERIGIIADVGHQWLQVSMAITNIGCVDVPRGTDATLDDISYILTHANCKIVFIENEKTLLKFLPELKKLKIETIVLFGDNRSENTELGFPILNFSELKRAGASISDDKFHSRGKEIQEEDLATIIYTSGTTGKPKGVMLTHGSILFEIHSLVAEFRKTGVRVGEGDVTLGFLPPWHSGERIFETICFYSGIKIAFTTVAELGKDLAKAKPTILFTVPRVWESFYDKIRDTINKSNLFKKYFLKLLVWNSVNFSICFDIAFDRIPRLNSPKTIAQLLSQVFHFIKLVIYLPLLPISKLVLSKILSVLGGKLRYAFAGAGALQAEVDRFMYAIGMPILEVYGMTENSGVSTIRHYNDFSIGNVGKPIEGVTIKLIDEFGKEIKKPGIKGVAHHHGFHNMKGYYLEEEKTKAVLTEDRWLNSGDLLVYTAQGTLKFAGRAKDTIVLSGGENVEPEPIEICLKQSEYIDQAVVVGQDKKTLSVLILLNLEKVQSYLNLHSIPLDLNHCIYNEDENLQKLIKEEVKRFISDKNGFKAFERISNIYILQNPFVVHDELTQTQKVKRNRVQEKYHNEIESMYRK; translated from the coding sequence ATGAAGGTTCCCAATTTAGAAAAAAAAACTTTGTATAACTTAGTACAAGAAGGAAGACGTTTGTACGGCGATCTTCCTGTTCAAAGTTATAAAGATAATAAAAAAAATTATTTTGATATTAGTTATAATGAATTTGTTTCTTCAGTGGAAAGTTTATCCAAGGGATTACTTTATTTAAATGTAAATTCTGGAGAAAGAATCGGAATCATTGCTGATGTAGGCCACCAATGGTTACAAGTAAGTATGGCCATCACAAATATAGGTTGTGTGGATGTTCCTAGAGGAACCGATGCAACTTTAGATGACATCAGTTATATATTAACCCACGCAAACTGTAAAATTGTCTTTATTGAAAACGAAAAAACGTTACTTAAGTTTTTACCTGAACTAAAAAAACTGAAAATTGAAACTATTGTTTTATTTGGGGACAATCGAAGTGAAAATACCGAATTAGGTTTTCCAATTTTAAATTTTTCAGAATTGAAGAGAGCCGGCGCCTCCATTAGTGATGATAAATTTCATTCAAGAGGAAAAGAAATCCAGGAAGAAGATTTAGCTACTATCATTTATACTTCTGGTACAACAGGAAAACCAAAAGGTGTTATGTTAACACATGGGAGTATTCTTTTTGAAATTCATTCCCTTGTGGCTGAATTTCGAAAAACAGGAGTTCGAGTGGGAGAAGGTGATGTCACTTTAGGTTTCCTTCCTCCTTGGCATAGCGGTGAAAGAATTTTTGAAACTATCTGTTTTTATTCGGGTATCAAAATTGCTTTTACAACGGTTGCCGAGTTAGGAAAGGACTTAGCAAAGGCAAAACCTACAATTTTATTTACCGTTCCTCGTGTTTGGGAAAGTTTTTATGATAAAATTAGAGATACCATTAACAAAAGTAATCTATTCAAAAAATATTTTTTGAAATTACTTGTTTGGAACTCTGTTAATTTTTCCATTTGTTTTGATATTGCTTTTGATCGAATTCCAAGGTTAAATTCACCTAAAACAATAGCGCAACTGTTATCACAAGTTTTTCATTTCATTAAATTAGTCATTTATCTTCCGCTGCTCCCTATTTCTAAATTGGTACTATCAAAAATATTATCAGTATTAGGTGGTAAATTGCGTTATGCTTTCGCTGGTGCAGGAGCATTGCAAGCCGAAGTTGATAGGTTTATGTATGCAATTGGAATGCCTATATTAGAAGTCTACGGGATGACAGAGAATTCAGGTGTTTCTACCATAAGACATTATAATGATTTTTCAATTGGTAATGTTGGAAAACCCATTGAAGGAGTAACAATTAAACTTATTGATGAGTTTGGAAAGGAAATCAAAAAACCAGGAATCAAGGGTGTAGCACACCATCATGGATTCCATAATATGAAAGGTTACTATTTGGAAGAGGAAAAAACAAAAGCAGTGTTAACCGAAGATCGTTGGTTAAATTCTGGTGACCTACTTGTTTATACAGCTCAAGGTACTTTGAAGTTTGCTGGTAGAGCCAAAGATACAATTGTTCTCTCTGGAGGTGAAAATGTCGAACCAGAGCCAATAGAAATTTGTTTGAAACAAAGTGAATATATAGACCAAGCAGTTGTCGTTGGACAAGATAAAAAAACGTTATCAGTATTAATCCTGTTAAATTTGGAAAAAGTACAATCCTATTTAAATTTGCACTCGATCCCTTTGGATTTGAACCATTGTATCTACAACGAAGACGAGAATTTACAAAAGTTAATCAAAGAAGAAGTAAAAAGGTTTATATCTGATAAAAATGGATTTAAAGCTTTTGAAAGAATTTCAAATATTTATATCTTACAAAATCCTTTTGTTGTACATGATGAATTAACCCAAACACAAAAAGTGAAACGAAATAGAGTTCAAGAAAAGTATCATAATGAAATTGAATCTATGTATCGCAAATAG
- a CDS encoding SDR family NAD(P)-dependent oxidoreductase, with protein sequence MSKVIVISGIAQGMGREVSLMLAAQGHIICGFDIEKKYLDSLSSELTKLNAKFHLEQLSITETEKIIKFKDTVLKKFGNVDTVVSNVGIGFFGPFEEVDLNKALQCFDINVIGCARLLQSFLPSMRIAKKGKLIVMSSLVGQVPFPFESIYSATKFAIEGMVSSLRYEVTPFGIQVAMIQPAQVSTNFAAKAQKLPEKNSPYYDRCVRFINRDNDLIRTATNPIQAAEKIVKVIVSNKPKLFNQVDFMSTFFLGLNRFLPQKIKDKILLNHMNINV encoded by the coding sequence ATGAGTAAAGTCATAGTAATCAGTGGAATTGCACAAGGAATGGGAAGAGAAGTATCTCTTATGTTAGCGGCCCAAGGTCATATCATCTGTGGATTTGATATTGAAAAAAAGTATTTAGATAGTTTATCTTCTGAATTAACTAAGTTAAATGCAAAGTTTCATTTAGAACAATTGAGTATTACCGAAACAGAAAAAATTATAAAGTTTAAAGATACCGTTCTAAAAAAATTCGGAAATGTGGATACAGTTGTATCAAATGTTGGAATTGGTTTTTTCGGTCCATTTGAAGAAGTAGATTTAAACAAGGCTCTTCAATGTTTTGATATCAATGTTATCGGTTGTGCAAGACTTTTACAATCATTCCTTCCTTCTATGCGTATTGCAAAAAAAGGAAAACTGATTGTAATGTCCTCTCTTGTGGGCCAAGTTCCTTTTCCTTTTGAATCTATCTATTCAGCCACAAAATTTGCGATTGAGGGGATGGTATCTTCCTTACGTTATGAAGTAACTCCATTTGGTATTCAAGTGGCCATGATCCAACCAGCGCAAGTATCTACAAACTTTGCAGCAAAAGCACAAAAGTTACCAGAAAAAAATTCACCATATTATGATCGTTGTGTGCGTTTTATCAATAGAGATAATGATTTGATCCGAACCGCTACGAATCCTATTCAGGCAGCGGAAAAGATAGTTAAGGTTATTGTTTCTAACAAACCTAAGTTATTCAACCAAGTAGATTTTATGAGTACATTCTTTTTAGGACTAAACCGCTTTTTGCCACAAAAAATCAAAGATAAAATTTTGTTAAACCATATGAATATCAACGTTTAG